From a region of the Arachis ipaensis cultivar K30076 chromosome B09, Araip1.1, whole genome shotgun sequence genome:
- the LOC107615813 gene encoding protein FAR1-RELATED SEQUENCE 5-like has product MKSEIGDYIPVVSIEFESLDAVIKFYNTYARRVGFDRRNRSSKKNTDGVVYYVMLVCNQEGRAKSKVDETRKTYPKGPTGCKARMIASSDVGGSWIVRVVKLEYYHDLNYTNSRLLKRNNVISMHVKGSCQIDS; this is encoded by the coding sequence ATGAAATCAGAAATTGGTGATTATATTCCCGTTGTTAGCATTGAATTTGAGTCTCTGGATGCAGTAATCAAATTTTACAACACCTACGCGAGAAGAGTTGGCTTTGACCGGAGAAACAGGAGTTCGAAAAAGAACACCGATGGGGTTGTATACTATGTTATGCTTGTCTGCAACCAGGAGGGCAGAGCCAAATCAAAGGTTGATGAAACGAGAAAGACCTATCCAAAAGGACCTACAGGGTGTAAAGCTAGGATGATTGCCTCTTCTGATGTTGGCGGTAGTTGGATTGTTAGGGTAGTTAAACTCGAATACTATCATGATCTGAACTACACTAATTCGAGGTTATTGAAGAGAAATAATGTTATTTCTATGCATGTTAAAGGGAGTTGCCAAATTGATTCTTAA